Genomic segment of uncultured Desulfobacter sp.:
TTCGAAGCGCCTCTTTTTCCAAGCGCTTATCCAAAAAACTTGACGTCTGATAGCTGTTCAGCAGAATGAAAAACAGGGAAAACAGACAGATAAACACCAATGCAGGCAGCAGAAGGCAGGTCTTCAGACTTAAAATGATGCGTCTTGAATGACTATCCATGTGCCCAGGCAACGGACTTTTCCAGATCAGGTTTTGGCTTGAATTTGGAACACTGATTTAAAAAATAGCAGGGATTGTTGTAAAAAAGCGTTTCCACATCCTGATCCCGATGCCCCCTTTTCTTCATTTCAAATACGGCATCATGCAGTGTTTTAGGATCTGACGGCCCCCAGTCACCCGATGCGTCAGCCATCAGCCGTTCAAGACCAAAAATTTCAACTGAATCAACCACCCTGGACGGAGAATTCTTCGTCATGGGATAAATGGTCATTGAGCCCCAGAACCCTGAGTCCAGAATCATTTTGATGGTGTGCTCTTCACAATGGTCAAAGGCCACCTTCCCGGGGTCGACCCCTTTGTGCCCGTTGAGGTAATCCACCATCATTTTTGTCCCTTTGTATTTATCGTCAAGGTGGGGCGTATGGATCCACATGAGAAGATCTCTTTGCACAGCCAACTCCACCTGCTCTTCAAAGACCGTCATCTCATTCCGGGTATTCTTGTTGAGGCCGATCTCACCGACCCCGAGTACCGTGGGTCTGTCCAGAAACTCCGGAACAAATGAAATCACCTCCCGGGCAAGGCCGATGTTTTCCGCCTCTTTAGGATTCATGCAGATATAACAATAGTGGTCAATGTTATATTGGGCCGCCCGGGTGGGCTCAAATTCTGAAATATGGGTAAAATAATCATGGAAGGCCCTGGCGGACGTCCTGTCATACCCGGCCCAGAATGCCGGCTCACAGCAGGCAACCGTGTGCATTCTTGCCATGCGTTCATAATCCTGGGTTGTCCTTGCAATCATATGAATATGCGGTTCTATTATTTTCATATACTGTCCTTTACGGCCTTTTAGGTTTACTGTTTTGATCTGGGGCGGGCCCGGTCGTCGTCAATGGACATGGGCGGGGTGCCGAATATAATAAATACGAGCGGGTCCGGGGAGGTTGATTCAAGAGAATGGGGCATTTGTGCCGGTATGTAGACGACGGCCCCCGGCCGGATCTCCCAGGTCTCGCCGTCAAGGCAGATGGTTCCCGTCCCGGATAAAACATAATATGTTTCCTCATAGGCCCGGTGAACGTGTTCTTTTCCCTTTGTAACACTGACGATATGGACATTGGCGCTGCCTTCCCCGCCGGTAATCACTCGTTTGACATCACCATAAGGGCACGGAACGGCGTTGGTGTCTTCGGTATAACGGACAATGGCTTTTTTTTTCATTTTAATCACTAAGCATATTCAAAAATGTTTCGGTTCTGTTTTTTTTCTGTTCGGTCAGCATCCGGCAAAGGCTGAACAGCCTCTCTATTTTTGGATCATCCATGGCCGCTTCCCCGCCGGCAGCCCGCTCTATTCTGTCAAGGATTGCGGCGGTTTCAAGCAGGTAGGACCGTGCCTCCAGATAGTACATTCCCAAAAGCTCGTCGGCGGTCTTCTTCGGGGTTAACCCTTTATATTCATTCTCTTTCATAATCTCTCCATGACATAACTCTAATTTTCACACCGGGTTCGGTCAATCACAGCCGGATCACTCACCGGGTAAATCTTAACGACAACCGGTGTACCCACAGGCGGCACCACCAAATGATTCACCTGGTAAAGCGTATCGTCGGTTCCCGTATCACTTCGGTGGTCTATGATCGCAACCGGATCATGGTAAACAGCAATAATTGATCCTTCAACCTGTGCCTGGTATTCCCCGTTCAGGAATTTCGAACCTGTAAATACCCAGTCCGTCGTCTCCATGACATGCTGCAACTTGTTGTAAAACAATACGGTTTCCAGGGGATATTCATGGGTTTTACCTTCTGCCTGCCATGAGATAATAATCCTGACCGGAGCCCCGCATGGTTTCTGGGAAGCCCCCTGAAAATCAATGGGACGATCCCCCGGCTTCAGACCCAGCAACAGTAACGCGACCTGTATATGGTAGGGTTCGGCGTCCAGGACCAAAACGCTTTCATGCAGCTTGCCGTATGCCGTGCATGCAATATATTCAATCATGCCCGAGGCCATATTTACTTTGCCGTTGATACTGATGGACGGACCCGTCCTGTCCACGACGATCGACCCTACCTGAAAACGATTTTCATCTAACTTTACAATTTCAGGCATGGAAATGTTGGGCGGCGGGGCGGGATTGGCCATCGACTTGGGACTGGGGACAAGGTTGCCTTCAACTCTTTTTTCCGAAGCGACAGGATTCATTTCAGCCGCCCAGATCCCGGAGGACAAAACAAACAATATAATTGTTGATATGGAAAATAATTTCAAAATTACACACGTATCTTTCATGGTTATTTTAACAACATCAAAAATTAACTTGATACATCTTTTAAAGTCA
This window contains:
- a CDS encoding TatD family hydrolase, producing the protein MKIIEPHIHMIARTTQDYERMARMHTVACCEPAFWAGYDRTSARAFHDYFTHISEFEPTRAAQYNIDHYCYICMNPKEAENIGLAREVISFVPEFLDRPTVLGVGEIGLNKNTRNEMTVFEEQVELAVQRDLLMWIHTPHLDDKYKGTKMMVDYLNGHKGVDPGKVAFDHCEEHTIKMILDSGFWGSMTIYPMTKNSPSRVVDSVEIFGLERLMADASGDWGPSDPKTLHDAVFEMKKRGHRDQDVETLFYNNPCYFLNQCSKFKPKPDLEKSVAWAHG
- a CDS encoding cupin domain-containing protein — its product is MKKKAIVRYTEDTNAVPCPYGDVKRVITGGEGSANVHIVSVTKGKEHVHRAYEETYYVLSGTGTICLDGETWEIRPGAVVYIPAQMPHSLESTSPDPLVFIIFGTPPMSIDDDRARPRSKQ
- a CDS encoding YdjY domain-containing protein, with the protein product MNPVASEKRVEGNLVPSPKSMANPAPPPNISMPEIVKLDENRFQVGSIVVDRTGPSISINGKVNMASGMIEYIACTAYGKLHESVLVLDAEPYHIQVALLLLGLKPGDRPIDFQGASQKPCGAPVRIIISWQAEGKTHEYPLETVLFYNKLQHVMETTDWVFTGSKFLNGEYQAQVEGSIIAVYHDPVAIIDHRSDTGTDDTLYQVNHLVVPPVGTPVVVKIYPVSDPAVIDRTRCEN